The Camelina sativa cultivar DH55 chromosome 14, Cs, whole genome shotgun sequence genome includes a window with the following:
- the LOC104740670 gene encoding pentatricopeptide repeat-containing protein At1g19720 isoform X1, with protein MEKLFVPSSFPKTCLNYQIPAKVENSPDVHPKSRKKNLSFIKKKEPNIIPDEQLDYLCRNGSLLEAEKALDSLFQQGSKVKRSTYLNLLESCIDSGSIHLGRILHARFGLFPEPDVFVETKLLSMYAKCGCLVDARKVFDSMRERNLYTWSAMIGAYSRENRWREVSKLFRLMMEDAVLPDDFLFPKILQGCANCGDVEAGKLIHSVVIKLGMSSCLRVSNSILAVYAKCGDLDSAAKFFRRMKERDVVAWNTVLLAYCQNGKHEEAVGLVEEMEKEGIAPGLVTWNILIGGYNQLGKCDAAMDLMQKMERFGLTADVFTWTAMISGLIHNGMRFQALDMFRKMFLAGVVPNGVTIMSAVSACSCLKVLNLGSEVHSVAVKMGFIDDVLVGNSLVDMYSKCGELEDARKVFDSVKNKDVYTWNSMITGYCQAGYCGKAYELFIRMQDANVRPNIITWNTMISGYIKNGDEGEAMDLFQRMEKDGKVQRNTASWNLIIAGYIQNGKKEEALELFRKMQFSRFMPNSVTILSLLPACANLLGTKMVREIHGCVLRRNLDAIHAVKNALTDTYAKSGDIGYSRTIFNGMETKDIITWNSLIGGYVLHGSYGPALDLFNQMKTLGIKPNRGTLSSIILAHGLMGNIDEGKKVFYSIANDYHIIPALEHCSAMVSLYGRSNRLEEALQFIKEMNIQSETPIWESFLTGCRIHGDIDMAIHAAENLFSLEPENPVTENVVSQIYALGAKLGRSLEGKKPRRENLLKKPLGRSWIEVRNLIHTFTTGDQSELCTDVLYPSVEKMCRLDNRSDQYNGELLIEEEGREASCGIHSEKIAMAFGLISSSRAPETTIRIVKNLRMCRDCHNTAKYVSKRYGCDILLDDTKCLHHFKNGDCSCKDYW; from the exons ATGGAGAAGCTCTTCGTACCATCATCATTTCCCAAAACGTGTTTGAATTATCAGATTCCAGCAAAAGTTGAGAATTCGCCTGACGTTCATCCAAAATCCCGAAAGAAAAATCTATCTTTCATCAAGAAGAAAGAACCCAATATCATCCCCGACGAGCAGTTGGATTACCTCTGTAGAAACGGAAGCCTGCTCGAAGCTGAGAAAGCTCTCGACTCGTTGTTTCAGCAAGGGTCAAAGGTAAAGCGAAGCACTTACCTCAACTTGTTGGAATCATGCATTGATTCTGGTTCTATCCATTTGGGTCGTATCCTTCATGCTCGTTTCGGTTTGTTTCCTGAACCTGACGTCTTTGTGGAGACGAAGCTGTTGAGCATGTATGCGAAATGCGGGTGCCTTGTTGATGCCCGTAAGGTGTTTGATTCAATGCGTGAGAGAAACCTTTACACATGGTCTGCAATGATTGGTGCTTACTCGAGGGAGAATCGTTGGAGAGAGGTCTCTAAGCTCTTTCGTTTGATGATGGAAGATGCAGTTTTGCCTGATGATTTCTTGTTCCCCAAGATATTACAGGGATGTGCGAATTGTGGAGATGTTGAGGCTGGTAAGTTGATTCATTCGGTGGTTATAAAACTCGGGATGAGTTCGTGTCTACGTGTTAGCAACTCGATTTTAGCTGTGTATGCGAAATGTGGTGACTTGGATTCCGCTGCGAAGTTTTTTAGACGCATGAAGGAGAGAGATGTGGTCGCTTGGAACACAGTACTGTTAGCTTACTGCCAAAACGGTAAACATGAAGAAGCTGTAGGATTGGTAGAAGAGATGGAAAAAGAAGGAATTGCGCCAGGGTTAGTTACTTGGAACATATTGATTGGGGGTTATAACCAGCTAGGGAAATGTGATGCTGCAATGGATTTGATGCAGAAGATGGAGAGGTTTGGTTTAACCGCTGACGTGTTCACTTGGACAGCTATGATTTCGGGATTGATTCATAATGGGATGAGGTTTCAGGCACTAGATATGTTTAGGAAGATGTTTTTAGCAGGTGTAGTACCTAATGGAGTCACTATTATGAGTGCTGTGTCTGCTTGTTCATGTTTGAAAGTTCTAAACCTCGGCTCAGAAGTTCACTCTGTTGCTGTGAAGATGGGTTTTATCGATGATGTGCTTGTGGGAAATTCTCTGGTTGATATGTATTCGAAGTGTGGAGAACTGGAAGATGCAAGAAAAGTTTTTGATTCGGTAAAGAATAAGGATGTATATACTTGGAACTCGATGATAACGGGGTATTGCCAAGCAGGCTATTGTGGCAAGGCTTATGAATTGTTTATAAGGATGCAAGATGCAAATGTAAGACCAAATATTATCACATGGAACACTATGATCTCAGGATATATTAAGAATGGAGACGAGGGTGAGGCTATGGACCTATTTCAGAGGATGGAAAAAGATGGAAAAGTTCAGCGGAATACTGCATCATGGAATCTAATTATTGCGGGTTACATACAAAACGGAAAAAAGGAGGAGGCCTTGGAACTTTTTCGGAAAATGCAGTTTTCTCGCTTCATGCCAAATTCAGTTACAATTCTAAGCCTCTTACCTGCTTGTGCTAATCTTCTTGGGACCAAAATGGTAAGAGAGATACATGGTTGTGTATTGCGGAGAAATCTAGATGCTATTCATGCTGTTAAAAACGCTTTAACAGACACTTATGCTAAGTCAGGGGATATAGGATACTCAAGAACCATCTTCAACGGTATGGAAACGAAAGACATCATAACTTGGAACTCGCTGATTGGAGGTTATGTTTTACATGGTAGCTATGGTCCAGCTCTTGATCTTTTCAATCAAATGAAGACACTTGGGATCAAACCAAATAGGGGAACTCTTTCAAGTATTATC CTTGCACACGGTTTAATGGGAAATATAGATGAAGGGAAGAAAGTCTTCTACAGTATTGCGAATGATTACCATATTATTCCTGCTCTGGAACATTGTTCTGCTATGGTATCTTTGTACGGTCGATCCAACAGACTTGAAGAAGCTCTGCAGTTTATTAAGGAGATGAATATTCAATCAGAGACACCCATCTGGGAAAGTTTCTTAACTGGCTGCAGGATTCATGGTGATATCGACATGGCAATCCATGCAGCAGAGAACTTATTCTCCTTGGAACCTGAAAATCCGGTCACTGAAAATGTGGTTTCGCAGATTTATGCATTAGGTGCAAAACTTGGGAGATCACTAGAAGGAAAGAAGCCGAGGAGAGAGAATTTGCTGAAGAAGCCTCTTGGGCGGAGCTGGATTGAAGTCAGAAATTTAATTCACACATTCACGACAGGTGATCAGTCGGAATTATGTACTGATGTGCTGTATCCCTCGGTGGAAAAAATGTGTAGGCTGGATAATAGGAGTGACCAATATAATGGAGAACTTTTgattgaggaagaaggaagGGAAGCAAGTTGTGGAATCCACAGCGAAAAAATTGCCATGGCGTTTGGTCTCATTTCCTCATCGCGTGCACCTGAGACGACGATAAGGATCGTGAAAAATCTTAGGATGTGCCGAGATTGCCATAATACTGCAAAGTACGTCTCTAAGAGATATGGCTGTGACATATTGTTGGACGACACAAAGTGCTTACACCACTTTAAGAATGGAGATTGTTCCTGTAAAGATTATTGGTAG
- the LOC104740670 gene encoding pentatricopeptide repeat-containing protein At1g19720 isoform X2, producing MEKLFVPSSFPKTCLNYQIPAKVENSPDVHPKSRKKNLSFIKKKEPNIIPDEQLDYLCRNGSLLEAEKALDSLFQQGSKVKRSTYLNLLESCIDSGSIHLGRILHARFGLFPEPDVFVETKLLSMYAKCGCLVDARKVFDSMRERNLYTWSAMIGAYSRENRWREVSKLFRLMMEDAVLPDDFLFPKILQGCANCGDVEAGKLIHSVVIKLGMSSCLRVSNSILAVYAKCGDLDSAAKFFRRMKERDVVAWNTVLLAYCQNGKHEEAVGLVEEMEKEGIAPGLVTWNILIGGYNQLGKCDAAMDLMQKMERFGLTADVFTWTAMISGLIHNGMRFQALDMFRKMFLAGVVPNGVTIMSAVSACSCLKVLNLGSEVHSVAVKMGFIDDVLVGNSLVDMYSKCGELEDARKVFDSVKNKDVYTWNSMITGYCQAGYCGKAYELFIRMQDANVRPNIITWNTMISGYIKNGDEGEAMDLFQRMEKDGKVQRNTASWNLIIAGYIQNGKKEEALELFRKMQFSRFMPNSVTILSLLPACANLLGTKMVREIHGCVLRRNLDAIHAVKNALTDTYAKSGDIGYSRTIFNGMETKDIITWNSLIGGYVLHGSYGPALDLFNQMKTLGIKPNRGTLSSIILAHGLMGNIDEGKKVFYSIANDYHIIPALEHCSAMVSLYGRSNRLEEALQFIKEMNIQSETPIWESFLTGCRIHGDIDMAIHAAENLFSLEPENPVTENVVSQIYALGAKLGRSLEGKKPRRENLLKKPLGRSWIEVRNLIHTFTTGDQSELCTDVLYPSVEKMCRLDNRSDQYNGELLIEEEGREASCGIHSEKIAMAFGLISSSRAPETTIRIVKNLRMCRDCHNTAKYVSKRYGCDILLDDTKCLHHFKNGDCSCKDYW from the exons ATGGAGAAGCTCTTCGTACCATCATCATTTCCCAAAACGTGTTTGAATTATCAGATTCCAGCAAAAGTTGAGAATTCGCCTGACGTTCATCCAAAATCCCGAAAGAAAAATCTATCTTTCATCAAGAAGAAAGAACCCAATATCATCCCCGACGAGCAGTTGGATTACCTCTGTAGAAACGGAAGCCTGCTCGAAGCTGAGAAAGCTCTCGACTCGTTGTTTCAGCAAGGGTCAAAGGTAAAGCGAAGCACTTACCTCAACTTGTTGGAATCATGCATTGATTCTGGTTCTATCCATTTGGGTCGTATCCTTCATGCTCGTTTCGGTTTGTTTCCTGAACCTGACGTCTTTGTGGAGACGAAGCTGTTGAGCATGTATGCGAAATGCGGGTGCCTTGTTGATGCCCGTAAGGTGTTTGATTCAATGCGTGAGAGAAACCTTTACACATGGTCTGCAATGATTGGTGCTTACTCGAGGGAGAATCGTTGGAGAGAGGTCTCTAAGCTCTTTCGTTTGATGATGGAAGATGCAGTTTTGCCTGATGATTTCTTGTTCCCCAAGATATTACAGGGATGTGCGAATTGTGGAGATGTTGAGGCTGGTAAGTTGATTCATTCGGTGGTTATAAAACTCGGGATGAGTTCGTGTCTACGTGTTAGCAACTCGATTTTAGCTGTGTATGCGAAATGTGGTGACTTGGATTCCGCTGCGAAGTTTTTTAGACGCATGAAGGAGAGAGATGTGGTCGCTTGGAACACAGTACTGTTAGCTTACTGCCAAAACGGTAAACATGAAGAAGCTGTAGGATTGGTAGAAGAGATGGAAAAAGAAGGAATTGCGCCAGGGTTAGTTACTTGGAACATATTGATTGGGGGTTATAACCAGCTAGGGAAATGTGATGCTGCAATGGATTTGATGCAGAAGATGGAGAGGTTTGGTTTAACCGCTGACGTGTTCACTTGGACAGCTATGATTTCGGGATTGATTCATAATGGGATGAGGTTTCAGGCACTAGATATGTTTAGGAAGATGTTTTTAGCAGGTGTAGTACCTAATGGAGTCACTATTATGAGTGCTGTGTCTGCTTGTTCATGTTTGAAAGTTCTAAACCTCGGCTCAGAAGTTCACTCTGTTGCTGTGAAGATGGGTTTTATCGATGATGTGCTTGTGGGAAATTCTCTGGTTGATATGTATTCGAAGTGTGGAGAACTGGAAGATGCAAGAAAAGTTTTTGATTCGGTAAAGAATAAGGATGTATATACTTGGAACTCGATGATAACGGGGTATTGCCAAGCAGGCTATTGTGGCAAGGCTTATGAATTGTTTATAAGGATGCAAGATGCAAATGTAAGACCAAATATTATCACATGGAACACTATGATCTCAGGATATATTAAGAATGGAGACGAGGGTGAGGCTATGGACCTATTTCAGAGGATGGAAAAAGATGGAAAAGTTCAGCGGAATACTGCATCATGGAATCTAATTATTGCGGGTTACATACAAAACGGAAAAAAGGAGGAGGCCTTGGAACTTTTTCGGAAAATGCAGTTTTCTCGCTTCATGCCAAATTCAGTTACAATTCTAAGCCTCTTACCTGCTTGTGCTAATCTTCTTGGGACCAAAATGGTAAGAGAGATACATGGTTGTGTATTGCGGAGAAATCTAGATGCTATTCATGCTGTTAAAAACGCTTTAACAGACACTTATGCTAAGTCAGGGGATATAGGATACTCAAGAACCATCTTCAACGGTATGGAAACGAAAGACATCATAACTTGGAACTCGCTGATTGGAGGTTATGTTTTACATGGTAGCTATGGTCCAGCTCTTGATCTTTTCAATCAAATGAAGACACTTGGGATCAAACCAAATAGGGGAACTCTTTCAAGTATTATCCTTGCACACGGTTTAATGGGAAATATAG ATGAAGGGAAGAAAGTCTTCTACAGTATTGCGAATGATTACCATATTATTCCTGCTCTGGAACATTGTTCTGCTATGGTATCTTTGTACGGTCGATCCAACAGACTTGAAGAAGCTCTGCAGTTTATTAAGGAGATGAATATTCAATCAGAGACACCCATCTGGGAAAGTTTCTTAACTGGCTGCAGGATTCATGGTGATATCGACATGGCAATCCATGCAGCAGAGAACTTATTCTCCTTGGAACCTGAAAATCCGGTCACTGAAAATGTGGTTTCGCAGATTTATGCATTAGGTGCAAAACTTGGGAGATCACTAGAAGGAAAGAAGCCGAGGAGAGAGAATTTGCTGAAGAAGCCTCTTGGGCGGAGCTGGATTGAAGTCAGAAATTTAATTCACACATTCACGACAGGTGATCAGTCGGAATTATGTACTGATGTGCTGTATCCCTCGGTGGAAAAAATGTGTAGGCTGGATAATAGGAGTGACCAATATAATGGAGAACTTTTgattgaggaagaaggaagGGAAGCAAGTTGTGGAATCCACAGCGAAAAAATTGCCATGGCGTTTGGTCTCATTTCCTCATCGCGTGCACCTGAGACGACGATAAGGATCGTGAAAAATCTTAGGATGTGCCGAGATTGCCATAATACTGCAAAGTACGTCTCTAAGAGATATGGCTGTGACATATTGTTGGACGACACAAAGTGCTTACACCACTTTAAGAATGGAGATTGTTCCTGTAAAGATTATTGGTAG
- the LOC104740670 gene encoding pentatricopeptide repeat-containing protein At1g19720 isoform X3, with product MEKLFVPSSFPKTCLNYQIPAKVENSPDVHPKSRKKNLSFIKKKEPNIIPDEQLDYLCRNGSLLEAEKALDSLFQQGSKVKRSTYLNLLESCIDSGSIHLGRILHARFGLFPEPDVFVETKLLSMYAKCGCLVDARKVFDSMRERNLYTWSAMIGAYSRENRWREVSKLFRLMMEDAVLPDDFLFPKILQGCANCGDVEAGKLIHSVVIKLGMSSCLRVSNSILAVYAKCGDLDSAAKFFRRMKERDVVAWNTVLLAYCQNGKHEEAVGLVEEMEKEGIAPGLVTWNILIGGYNQLGKCDAAMDLMQKMERFGLTADVFTWTAMISGLIHNGMRFQALDMFRKMFLAGVVPNGVTIMSAVSACSCLKVLNLGSEVHSVAVKMGFIDDVLVGNSLVDMYSKCGELEDARKVFDSVKNKDVYTWNSMITGYCQAGYCGKAYELFIRMQDANVRPNIITWNTMISGYIKNGDEGEAMDLFQRMEKDGKVQRNTASWNLIIAGYIQNGKKEEALELFRKMQFSRFMPNSVTILSLLPACANLLGTKMVREIHGCVLRRNLDAIHAVKNALTDTYAKSGDIGYSRTIFNGMETKDIITWNSLIGGYVLHGSYGPALDLFNQMKTLGIKPNRGTLASIILAHGLMGNIDEGKKVFYSIANDYHIIPALEHCSAMVSLYGRSNRLEEALQFIKEMNIQSETPIWESFLTGCRIHGDIDMAIHAAENLFSLEPENPVTENVVSQIYALGAKLGRSLEGKKPRRENLLKKPLGRSWIEVRNLIHTFTTGDQSELCTDVLYPSVEKMCRLDNRSDQYNGELLIEEEGREASCGIHSEKIAMAFGLISSSRAPETTIRIVKNLRMCRDCHNTAKYVSKRYGCDILLDDTKCLHHFKNGDCSCKDYW from the exons ATGGAGAAGCTCTTCGTACCATCATCATTTCCCAAAACGTGTTTGAATTATCAGATTCCAGCAAAAGTTGAGAATTCGCCTGACGTTCATCCAAAATCCCGAAAGAAAAATCTATCTTTCATCAAGAAGAAAGAACCCAATATCATCCCCGACGAGCAGTTGGATTACCTCTGTAGAAACGGAAGCCTGCTCGAAGCTGAGAAAGCTCTCGACTCGTTGTTTCAGCAAGGGTCAAAGGTAAAGCGAAGCACTTACCTCAACTTGTTGGAATCATGCATTGATTCTGGTTCTATCCATTTGGGTCGTATCCTTCATGCTCGTTTCGGTTTGTTTCCTGAACCTGACGTCTTTGTGGAGACGAAGCTGTTGAGCATGTATGCGAAATGCGGGTGCCTTGTTGATGCCCGTAAGGTGTTTGATTCAATGCGTGAGAGAAACCTTTACACATGGTCTGCAATGATTGGTGCTTACTCGAGGGAGAATCGTTGGAGAGAGGTCTCTAAGCTCTTTCGTTTGATGATGGAAGATGCAGTTTTGCCTGATGATTTCTTGTTCCCCAAGATATTACAGGGATGTGCGAATTGTGGAGATGTTGAGGCTGGTAAGTTGATTCATTCGGTGGTTATAAAACTCGGGATGAGTTCGTGTCTACGTGTTAGCAACTCGATTTTAGCTGTGTATGCGAAATGTGGTGACTTGGATTCCGCTGCGAAGTTTTTTAGACGCATGAAGGAGAGAGATGTGGTCGCTTGGAACACAGTACTGTTAGCTTACTGCCAAAACGGTAAACATGAAGAAGCTGTAGGATTGGTAGAAGAGATGGAAAAAGAAGGAATTGCGCCAGGGTTAGTTACTTGGAACATATTGATTGGGGGTTATAACCAGCTAGGGAAATGTGATGCTGCAATGGATTTGATGCAGAAGATGGAGAGGTTTGGTTTAACCGCTGACGTGTTCACTTGGACAGCTATGATTTCGGGATTGATTCATAATGGGATGAGGTTTCAGGCACTAGATATGTTTAGGAAGATGTTTTTAGCAGGTGTAGTACCTAATGGAGTCACTATTATGAGTGCTGTGTCTGCTTGTTCATGTTTGAAAGTTCTAAACCTCGGCTCAGAAGTTCACTCTGTTGCTGTGAAGATGGGTTTTATCGATGATGTGCTTGTGGGAAATTCTCTGGTTGATATGTATTCGAAGTGTGGAGAACTGGAAGATGCAAGAAAAGTTTTTGATTCGGTAAAGAATAAGGATGTATATACTTGGAACTCGATGATAACGGGGTATTGCCAAGCAGGCTATTGTGGCAAGGCTTATGAATTGTTTATAAGGATGCAAGATGCAAATGTAAGACCAAATATTATCACATGGAACACTATGATCTCAGGATATATTAAGAATGGAGACGAGGGTGAGGCTATGGACCTATTTCAGAGGATGGAAAAAGATGGAAAAGTTCAGCGGAATACTGCATCATGGAATCTAATTATTGCGGGTTACATACAAAACGGAAAAAAGGAGGAGGCCTTGGAACTTTTTCGGAAAATGCAGTTTTCTCGCTTCATGCCAAATTCAGTTACAATTCTAAGCCTCTTACCTGCTTGTGCTAATCTTCTTGGGACCAAAATGGTAAGAGAGATACATGGTTGTGTATTGCGGAGAAATCTAGATGCTATTCATGCTGTTAAAAACGCTTTAACAGACACTTATGCTAAGTCAGGGGATATAGGATACTCAAGAACCATCTTCAACGGTATGGAAACGAAAGACATCATAACTTGGAACTCGCTGATTGGAG GTTATGTTTTACATGGTAGCTATGGTCCAGCTCTTGATCTTTTCAATCAAATGAAGACACTTGGGATCAAGCCAAATAGGGGAACTCTTGCAAGTATTATCCTTGCACACGGTTTAATGGGAAATATAGATGAAGGGAAGAAAGTCTTCTACAGTATTGCGAATGATTACCATATTATTCCTGCTCTGGAACATTGTTCTGCTATGGTATCTTTGTACGGTCGATCCAACAGACTTGAAGAAGCTCTGCAGTTTATTAAGGAGATGAATATTCAATCAGAGACACCCATCTGGGAAAGTTTCTTAACTGGCTGCAGGATTCATGGTGATATCGACATGGCAATCCATGCAGCAGAGAACTTATTCTCCTTGGAACCTGAAAATCCGGTCACTGAAAATGTGGTTTCGCAGATTTATGCATTAGGTGCAAAACTTGGGAGATCACTAGAAGGAAAGAAGCCGAGGAGAGAGAATTTGCTGAAGAAGCCTCTTGGGCGGAGCTGGATTGAAGTCAGAAATTTAATTCACACATTCACGACAGGTGATCAGTCGGAATTATGTACTGATGTGCTGTATCCCTCGGTGGAAAAAATGTGTAGGCTGGATAATAGGAGTGACCAATATAATGGAGAACTTTTgattgaggaagaaggaagGGAAGCAAGTTGTGGAATCCACAGCGAAAAAATTGCCATGGCGTTTGGTCTCATTTCCTCATCGCGTGCACCTGAGACGACGATAAGGATCGTGAAAAATCTTAGGATGTGCCGAGATTGCCATAATACTGCAAAGTACGTCTCTAAGAGATATGGCTGTGACATATTGTTGGACGACACAAAGTGCTTACACCACTTTAAGAATGGAGATTGTTCCTGTAAAGATTATTGGTAG
- the LOC104740672 gene encoding thioredoxin H4-like, which translates to MAAEEGQVIGCHANDVWTVQLDKAKESNKLIVIDFTASWCPPCRMIAPIFTDLAKKFMSSAIFFKVDVDELQSVAQEFGVEAMPTFVFMKAGEVVDKIVGARKEELLATIVKHTGVPLLN; encoded by the exons ATGGCGGCAGAAGAGGGACAAGTGATCGGTTGCCACGCGAACGATGTATGGACAGTGCAGCTCGACAAAGCCAAAGAATCCAACAAGCTG ATTGTGATAGATTTCACTGCTTCGTGGTGTCCACCATGCCGTATGATTGCTCCAATTTTCACCGATTTGGCTAAGAAGTTCATGTCAAGTGCAATCTTCTTCAAGGTGGATGTTGATGAACTTCAG AGTGTTGCTCAAGAGTTTGGAGTGGAGGCAATGCCAACCTTTGTGTTCATGAAAGCCGGCGAGGTTGTGGATAAGATCGTTGGTGCCAGGAAGGAAGAACTTTTAGCGACTATTGTGAAGCATACTGGTGTGCCACTgcttaattaa
- the LOC104740673 gene encoding uncharacterized protein LOC104740673 yields the protein MALPSTVSSPSFKSTPPYLSSFTHKPLRLPATYRSINSRSCKLSSSFRCSSSSFSEKHHNANPPKSDDLGELPLFPLPLVLFPGATIPLQIFEFRYRVMMQTLLQSDLRFGVVYSDAVSGSAAGIGCVGEIVKHERLVDDRFFLICKGQERFRVTDLVRTKPYLVAKVTWLEDRPSGEENLDELANEVEVLMKEVIRLSNRLNGKPDKESQDLRKNQFPTPFSFFVGSTFEGAPMEQQALLELEDTAARLKRERETLRNTLNYLTAASAVKDVFPSQP from the coding sequence ATGGCGCTTCCAAGCACAGtctcatctccttccttcaaaTCAACACCACCGTATCTCTCCTCCTTCACTCATAAACCTCTACGTCTCCCAGCTACATACCGGAGCATAAACAGTCGAAGCTGTAAACTCAGCTCCTCCTTCAGATGctcatcctcctccttctccgaGAAGCACCACAACGCGAACCCACCCAAATCAGATGACCTCGGCGAGCTCCCTCTCTTCCCACTACCTCTCGTTCTCTTCCCCGGCGCAACCATCCCGCTTCAGATCTTCGAGTTCCGTTACCGAGTCATGATGCAAACTCTCCTCCAGTCCGATCTCAGATTCGGCGTCGTTTACTCCGACGCCGTATCAGGCTCCGCAGCCGGAATCGGATGCGTCGGAGAGATCGTGAAACACGAGCGTCTCGTCGACGATCGATTCTTCCTAATCTGCAAAGGCCAGGAGCGGTTCCGCGTCACGGATCTCGTCCGTACGAAACCTTACCTCGTCGCGAAGGTGACGTGGCTCGAAGATCGACCGTCCGGTGAAGAGAACCTTGACGAATTGGCGAACGAGGTTGAGGTTCTGATGAAAGAAGTGATTCGTTTGTCGAATAGATTGAATGGGAAACCAGATAAGGAATCGCAGGATCTGAGGAAGAATCAGTTCCCTACTCCGTTCTCGTTCTTCGTCGGAAGCACGTTCGAAGGAGCTCCGATGGAGCAGCAAGCGTTGCTTGAGCTTGAGGATACGGCGGCTAggttaaagagagagagggagacgCTTAGGAATACGCTCAATTACTTGACTGCAGCTTCTGCTGTGAAAGATGTCTTCCCATCGCAGCCGTAG
- the LOC104740675 gene encoding probable purine permease 14 yields the protein MAQNQQPIFQTKPPEQFVQIPINIERDSSTARMNHTGISNRKPNHWPTITISIIFVIIGQSIAKLLENFYYDKINRSEYDENRQNDGVWTQSLLQTVGFPLLLIPFFIFITKNKRNHHQQPPITSESIHLKSLAVIYICIGIVMSVQGRLSAMGKLEIPFGVFTLIYTTQLFFTPIFAAFINKIKFNRWVVISVILAIVTGALTLSASFGGEPDEAEENYAKGSWAALFAGICFSLLLCNIQNVFDNYIFKRTESTNKKPSFASVFEVIIFSSLVATIISVVGLLIAGEQHDLKREMNGFSKGKGSYVMTMVGQAVSWQIYWVGIVGLVYSVSSVLSNVISVITWPIVSVLVVIFFNFMDDEFDAFKGVALVTAVLSAVAYFIRLHKENRMAN from the exons ATGGCTCAGAATCAACAACCAATCTTTCAGACCAAGCCACCAG AACAATTTGTACAGATACCAATCAACATCGAGCGTGATTCATCAACCGCACGCATGAACCACACCGGAATCTCGAACCGGAAACCAAACCACTGGCCAACGATCACCATCTCGATCATCTTCGTCATAATCGGTCAATCCATAGCAAAACTCCTCGAGAACTTCTACTACGACAAAATCAACCGAAGCGAGTACGACGAAAACCGTCAAAACGATGGCGTTTGGACTCAGTCTCTTCTCCAAACCGTTGGTTTCCCTCTGCTTCTCAtccctttcttcatcttcatcaccaagAACAAACGCAACCATCACCAACAACCTCCGATCACTTCCGAATCGATCCACTTAAAATCCTTAGCCGTGATCTACATTTGCATCGGGATCGTCATGTCGGTTCAAGGAAGACTCTCAGCCATGGGAAAGCTCGAGATCCCATTTGGTGTTTTCACTCTGATCTACACAACACAGCTCTTCTTCACTCCCATCTTCGCAGCtttcatcaacaaaatcaaattcaaccgATGGGTTGTTATCTCTGTGATCTTAGCTATCGTCACCGGAGCACTTACTCTGTCCGCTTCATTCGGCGGCGAGCCAGATGAAGCAGAGGAGAATTACGCTAAAGGCTCATGGGCTGCTCTGTTCGCCGGAATCTgcttctctctccttctctgtAACATCCAAAACGTCTTCGATAATTACATCTTCAAACGAACCGAGTCGACCAATAAAAAACCGAGCTTTGCCTCTGTTTTCGAAGTTATAATCTTCTCTTCACTCGTCGCTACGATCATCTCCGTCGTGGGTCTGCTTATCGCCGGCGAGCAACACGATTTGAAGAGGGAGATGAATGGGTTCTCCAAAGGAAAAGGCTCGTACGTGATGACTATGGTTGGTCAAGCTGTTTCGTGGCAGATCTATTGGGTTGGGATCGTGGGACTTGTCTACTCTGTCTCGAGCGTGTTGTCGAATGTGATCAGTGTCATTACGTGGCCGATCGTGTCGGTTCTTGTGGtgatcttcttcaacttcatggATGATGAGTTCGATGCTTTCAAAGGTGTTGCCTTGGTTACTGCCGTCTTGAGCGCCGTCGCTTATTTCATTAGGCTTCACAAAGAGAATCGTATGGCAAATTaa